One region of Pseudomonas alvandae genomic DNA includes:
- a CDS encoding rhomboid family intramembrane serine protease codes for MSAVAVLRLPLGVDLSGFVKLLQRMQVPHRVSEEAGEQVLWVPDEISEDVRSLYERFPAGDPDQQLELPDLGGTSRRPGFVAQLTRSPVTALVLLLSLIVSAVTLLGENLETLRWLTFLEFRVVGDYIQFTPLADSLAAGQWWRLVTPMLIHFGFLHIAMNGMWYWELGRRIEARQGGINLLGLTLLFSLVSNFSQYFFSGPTLFGGLSGVLYGLLGHCWIYQLLAPNPAYRLPRGVLVMMLVWLLLCLSGLVSLIGFGEIANAAHVGGLLVGCFTGLLGGLFARRKMAL; via the coding sequence ATGAGTGCCGTCGCCGTCCTGCGCTTGCCCCTGGGCGTGGACCTGAGTGGTTTCGTCAAGTTGCTGCAACGCATGCAAGTGCCCCATCGGGTCAGCGAAGAGGCCGGTGAGCAGGTGCTGTGGGTCCCGGATGAAATCAGCGAGGACGTGCGTTCGTTGTACGAGCGTTTTCCCGCTGGCGACCCCGACCAACAGCTGGAACTTCCGGACCTGGGCGGCACGTCCCGGCGCCCCGGGTTCGTCGCGCAGCTGACCCGCAGCCCGGTGACGGCCCTGGTGCTGTTGCTGAGCCTGATCGTCAGCGCCGTCACGCTGCTGGGGGAGAATCTCGAAACCTTGCGCTGGTTGACCTTCCTGGAGTTTCGCGTGGTTGGCGACTACATCCAGTTCACGCCGTTGGCCGATAGCCTGGCGGCGGGGCAGTGGTGGCGCCTGGTGACGCCGATGCTGATTCACTTCGGCTTCCTGCACATCGCCATGAACGGCATGTGGTATTGGGAGCTGGGGCGGCGGATCGAAGCGCGCCAGGGCGGCATCAACCTGTTGGGGCTGACGCTGCTGTTCAGCCTGGTCTCCAATTTCAGCCAGTACTTTTTCAGCGGCCCGACGCTGTTCGGCGGTTTGTCGGGTGTCTTGTACGGCCTGCTGGGGCATTGCTGGATCTACCAACTGCTCGCGCCGAACCCGGCGTATCGCTTGCCCCGTGGGGTGTTGGTGATGATGCTGGTGTGGTTGCTGCTATGCCTGTCCGGCCTGGTCTCGTTGATCGGTTTTGGTGAGATCGCCAACGCGGCCCACGTCGGCGGGCTGCTCGTCGGCTGCTTCACCGGGCTGTTGGGCGGGCT